The Nocardia sp. NBC_00508 nucleotide sequence CATCAGTCCCGCCTCGACCATACGCATGAGCAGCGGCGGGGCCGAGTACAGCGGCTCCTTGAACTCCGAGTACATCGAGTCGGCGATGGACTTCACGGTGTCCAGGCCGACCAGGTCGGTCAGCGCCAGCGGGCCCATCGGGTGCGCGCAGCCGAGCACCATGGCCTTGTCGACGTCTTCCTTGGTGGCGAAACCGGATTCCACCATGCGGATGGCCGACAGGAGGTACGGCACCAGCAGCGCGTTGACCACGAAGCCGGAGCGGTCGGCCGAGCGGACCACCTGCTTGCCGAGCACTTCGCCGGCGAAGGCCTCGGCCCGGGTGGAGACCGACTCGCTGGTCTTGAGCGTGGTGACCAGCTCGACCAGCGGCAGCACCGGGACAGGGTTGAAGAAGTGCATGCCGACCACGCGCTCGGGGTTCGCCGTGGCGACCGCGATCTTCATGATCGGGATGGAGGAGGTGTTGGAGGCCAGCACCGCCGACGGGTCGGTGACGACCTTGTCGAGTTCGGCGAAGATGCTCGTCTTCACCTTCTCGTCCTCGAGCACCGCCTCGACCACCAGCTGGCGGTCGGCGAAGTCGCCGAGGTCGGAGGTGAAGCGCAGCCGCCATGCGGCCTGTTCGCGCTCGCGCTCGGTGATCTTGCCGCTGCTCACGCCACGATCGAGCGACCGCAGGATCCGCGCGCGGCCCGCGGCAGCTAGTTCCCGGGTCTGCTCGTACACCAGCACGTCGATGTGCGCGCGTGCACACACCTCCGCGATTCCTGCGCCCATTTGTCCGGCGCCGATGACACCGACGCGTTGGATCTTTTCGCTGCTCACGTCCCGCTCCTGCTGGGTTGTCTGGCTCTGGGGTGGCTGGTCTGCGAAGGTGTCGCTCCGGTGTGAGCGAGCCCCTTCGATGGTCCAAGGTATAGGGATGCCCTCCCCGCCGGGGCTGTTCAGCGGGGAGGGCAGTACACCCCTACCGGAGTAGAGGATTGTCGGTATTCACGTCGGGAAAACCTCACTGTGTTCGATTTGCAGCGCCTGCGGCGCTGCGTGTTCGCGGCCCCGGGAAGGTCTCGCGTCCGAGCGACCGAGGCTTGCGCCTACGGCGCATGCGCTTCGGTCACTCGGACGCGAGACGGGCCGCGAACGGCGCTCGATAGCCTCGCGCGTTGTGGCTGAGTCAGCCACGACGCTCCCTGCTTTCGATCGCATGAGGTGCTCGCCCAGCTCAGTGGAACTGGCCCTCTTCGGTGGAGCCCTTGAGGGCGGCCGTCGAGGTGTTCGGGTCCACGGTGGTGGCGATGGTGTCGAAGTAGCCGGCGCCGACCTCACGCTGGTGCTTGATGGCGGTGAAGCCACGCTCGGCGGCGGCCTTGAACTCGCGCTCCTGCAGGTCGACGAAGGCGGTCATGCCCTCGCGGGCGTAGCCGTAGGCCAGGTCGAACATGCCGTAGTTGAGCGAGTGGAAGCCGGCCAGGGTGATGAACTGGAACTTGAAGCCCATCGCGCCGAGCTCACGCTGGAACTTCGCGATGGTCGCGTCGTCCAGGTGGGCCTTCCAGTTGAAGGACGGCGAGCAGTTGTAGGCCAGCAGCTGGTCCGGGAACTCGCCACGGACGGCCTCGGCGAACTTGCGCGCGACCTCGAGGTCCGGCACGCCGGTCTCCATCCAGATGAGGTCGGAGTAGGGGGCGTAGGCCTTGGCACGCGCGATGCAGGGCTCGATGCCGTTCTTCACACCGAAGAAGCCCTCGGGGGTGCGGGTGCCGTCCAGGAACTCACGGTCGCGCTCGTCCACGTCCGAGGTGATCAGGGTGGCGGCCTCGGCGTCGGTGCGGGCGATGATCACCGACGGGACGTCGGCGACGTCGGCGGCCAGACGCGCGGAGGTCAAGGTGCGGATGTGCTGCTGGGTCGGGATCAGCACCTTGCCGCCCAGGTGGCCGCACTTCTTCTCGGAAGCGAGCTGGTCCTCCCAGTGCACGCCCGCGGCGCCGGCCTGGATCATGGCCTTCTGCAGCTCGTAGGCGTTCAGCGCGCCACCGAAGCCCGCCTCGGCGTCGGCCACGATCGGGGCCAGCCAGTTGGACACGGTGGTGTCGCCCTCGACCTTGGCGATCTCGTCGGCGCGCAGCAGCGCGTTGTTGATGCGGCGGACCACGGCCGGAACCGAGTTGGCCGGGTACAGCGACTGGTCGGGGTAGGTGTGGCCGGACAGGTTCGCGTCACCGGCGACCTGCCAACCCGACAGGTAGATGGCCTTCAGGCCGGCGCGGACCTGCTGGACCGCCATGTTGCCGGTGAGGGCGCCGAGGGAGTTGATGTAGTCCTCGTTGTTGACGAGATCCCACAGGATCTCCGAACCACGACGAGCGAGGGTGGCCTCCTCGACGACGGTGCCCTGGAGCTTCGACACCTGCTCCGCGGTGTAGTTACGGGTGACGCCCTTCCAGCGCGGGTTGGTGTCCCAATCCTTCTGGATTTCCGCAGCGGTCTTCGGGGTGCCGGCAGTCGACATCTGTGACTCCACTTCCTCGTTCGGTCGATGCCCAACGGTCGAGCTGGCAACAACTCGAACTGCTGGAGCGGCAATTTGCAGGCTTGCTAGGGCCTTGGGGTGTACTTCCACACGATGGCACACGAAGAAATAGCCGTCTACCTGTCACTAATGTGAATCTGAGCTAGGTTTGGGGGCCCTTTTGCTAACTCTGCAAAATTTGCCATTGAATTGCAAAGGCGAAATCTACCAGCCGGTAGCCCTGACATGCGGTTTTAGCGTAACGCTCGTACTGTTAGCGGACCGCCAGCGGGCCACCCGTGCCACGTCCGCCCATTCCCGGCTGTGAGCACCTTCACAACTTCGCTGTGGTGTGCACCACGCGCGGGCGCGACAGGGATCGCGGGGTACCAGCCGACATATCCGCTCATGCCGAGCAGGAGCGTGAACGCACGCGTACCGAGACCCACGCTCGGCTGCGCAGCTCTACACGCGTGCGGTAGTCGGATGTGCCGCCTCTTAGTCAGGACTTCCCCAGAGGCGATGCTGTCGCGCCGAGTCAGGGGTGATGCGTCCAGCCGCGACCAATGCCTCGAACGCAGCGCGCTTACGCGCACAGTCGTGTTCCCGATGCAACTGCATCGCGCGATGGGCATCAGCGAGCGTGAGCGGTTGATCCGGTCGATCGCACGTCCACGCCTTCGGCCACACCACCGGGCGCAACAAGCAACGCCCTCGGCCGGGCTTACTGGCGGGGCCGGGGCCACGCGGCCGACCGACCGGCCACACACACGCCACCCCGACCATGGCGAACACACCACCCCCGACCACGGCGAGAACGCTCTCCACCCTGTGCCACGCGCCCACGGCCGCTCGCCTTTCGCAGCGCAGCCGTTACCCGGGTTGGTCGCCGGTAGCGCTAGCCTCGCGAGCCCGTCGAGGACTTGCTGGAAGGTCATGACGTCCGGGATCCCGTCGCGGGGATGCCCGAGCTCGGCGGCGTCGATGGGGAAAGCAATACCGCGACTGTGAGCACGTTCTCGCGGGCTCAACTCCTGCGGCACGATCCGGCCACGACGCACCAGCGTGTAGTAAGCGACCCACTTCCACGCACACTGCTCGATGCGGCACGCACGGTGGAGCCGCATCTGCCGGTGTGCCAACTTGACCTCGGCCGAACCGCAGATCCTCGGCGGAGTGACGATCGTATCTTCGTTCATCACGCGACCCCTGCCTCCGCGCCCGGCTTGGGCTGCGCTGAACGCGTCCAAGTGCCCTGCGGGCAAACGGTTTCCAGATCGAATCCCGCATCGCAGACCAATGCGGGCTGGTTGTCCACATGCCCAAGATCGAAAACAACGATCACCTCGACCTCGAGCCCAGCGGCGATGCTGAGTACATTCCGGATCGGATCGCCAACGTCGGCCGGTGGCCGCACGGTGTAGAGGTGCTGGTAGCCGAGCGTGAGAGCGTGCCGCTGCACCTCGGCGGCATGGCGTGGCGTGTCCGGACCCGACACTTCACTACGAACGAACGCAATGGCTTTTGTCTTGTTCTTCAATGGGTTTGGCGGTGGCGAAGCAATGGCGCGCGTGTCTGTCATGGTTCCCCCAGAACCTGGTCGATGTGCTGGCTTCATGAGCGTCCGGAGCGTTGCCGCGTGGTGCTGCACCCTCGGCAGCTCCTCTCCAGGCGCATGATCCAGCTCACACCTGTGCGATCAAATCCACAATCGCAAGATACAAAATAATTGACTGTGAAAAAACGTACTACTATGGCGCGAGATTGGAATCTTCCCCTGGTCAAGGCAAGGAGGACATCCCATGCCCGCACAGCCCGCCGCCCCGTCGGTCCCTCGTCGTCAGGTGGCCCGCATCCTGTCAAAGCTGCATCGAGAGTCCGGGCTCTACATCAAGGACGTGGCGGAACAGGTCAACCTTCACCACGCCACCGTGACGAAGATGCTCAAGGGCCAGCCGTGCAAGCTCAAGCCGATCTACATCGACAAACTCTGCGACATCTACCATGCGACACCCGAGACCAGGGCTAACGTGAAAACCCTTGCCGCAGAGGCCGAATCGGCTCGCGGCTGGTGGCATGCTTTCAGCGACACGGAGTCGACAGACAAGCTGAGCACGTATATCGCCCTGGAAGGCACTGCCAGTGCCCTCATGATGTACCAGAGCGCTCGTATCCCTGGCCTACTGCAAACCGAGGACTATGCCCGCGCCCTGCTCCGCACCAGCCCCGAGTTGACGCCCGAGGAGGTCGAGCGCCACGTCCAAGTCCGTATGCGCCGACAAGCAGTTCTCACCGAATCCCAGCCGAGGTTTGACGCAATACTCGACGAAAACGTGATCCGCCGCGCGCTCGGCGACCCGCAACTCGCCAGCGGTCAACTGCGCCACATCATCGAAGTCTCCGCGCTGCCCAACGTCAGTATCCGGCTCGTACCCTTCGACGTCGGCATCTATCGCGGTATCGAGGCAGGACCGTTCATCATCCTCGAATTCGCCGAGACAGCCGACCTCGAACCGGAGCCCCCAGTCGTTTACATCGAAGCCGGAGTCGGGAGCGCCTTGTACTTCGAGAAGCGCGAGCAGGTGGACCGGTATCGTCACTCTTGGGGCGCCATAGAGTGGTCTGCGTTGAGCGCGGCCAAGACCCGCGCTTACTTGTCCAAGATCGCGAAGGAGTTACCTCGGTGAACGCCGAGTGGTTCAAGAGCAGCTACAGCACCCAGACTGGTGAATGCGTTGAAGTCGCCTTCCTTGACCACGGGATGGTCGGAATGCGCGACAGCAAGAACCCGACTGGCCCGGCGCTGGTCTTCACTCCAGGCGCATGGGACGCCTTCACCGCTGGCACAACCAGCGGCGAGTCCAACCGCCCGACTGCCTGACACCGGCAACGAGATCGCGAGACCTGCTCAGGCGGGTAGCAAGGAGTTACGAGGCGTGAAGACCGACCTATCCGGGGCGAACTGGTTCAAGAGCACCCACAGCGAGAGTGGGGGCCAATGCGTCGAGGTCGCCTGGCTAGTGCCTCGTCCAGGTAGGTTGCCCTGGTAACCGGGTGTCGGGTTGATCGTGGACGCGTGTCCGGTGATGCTGCCAGTGGAGGTGGTGTCGGTGGCCCGGAGGCCGGAAGTGTTTGTGCGGGCGGTGACCCCGGAGGAGGGGCGCCGGTTGCAGAAGATCACCAAGACGAGCAAACAACCGGTCAGGACGCGACGAGCGA carries:
- a CDS encoding Scr1 family TA system antitoxin-like transcriptional regulator; its protein translation is MPAQPAAPSVPRRQVARILSKLHRESGLYIKDVAEQVNLHHATVTKMLKGQPCKLKPIYIDKLCDIYHATPETRANVKTLAAEAESARGWWHAFSDTESTDKLSTYIALEGTASALMMYQSARIPGLLQTEDYARALLRTSPELTPEEVERHVQVRMRRQAVLTESQPRFDAILDENVIRRALGDPQLASGQLRHIIEVSALPNVSIRLVPFDVGIYRGIEAGPFIILEFAETADLEPEPPVVYIEAGVGSALYFEKREQVDRYRHSWGAIEWSALSAAKTRAYLSKIAKELPR
- a CDS encoding DUF397 domain-containing protein, whose protein sequence is MNAEWFKSSYSTQTGECVEVAFLDHGMVGMRDSKNPTGPALVFTPGAWDAFTAGTTSGESNRPTA
- the aceA gene encoding isocitrate lyase — protein: MSTAGTPKTAAEIQKDWDTNPRWKGVTRNYTAEQVSKLQGTVVEEATLARRGSEILWDLVNNEDYINSLGALTGNMAVQQVRAGLKAIYLSGWQVAGDANLSGHTYPDQSLYPANSVPAVVRRINNALLRADEIAKVEGDTTVSNWLAPIVADAEAGFGGALNAYELQKAMIQAGAAGVHWEDQLASEKKCGHLGGKVLIPTQQHIRTLTSARLAADVADVPSVIIARTDAEAATLITSDVDERDREFLDGTRTPEGFFGVKNGIEPCIARAKAYAPYSDLIWMETGVPDLEVARKFAEAVRGEFPDQLLAYNCSPSFNWKAHLDDATIAKFQRELGAMGFKFQFITLAGFHSLNYGMFDLAYGYAREGMTAFVDLQEREFKAAAERGFTAIKHQREVGAGYFDTIATTVDPNTSTAALKGSTEEGQFH
- a CDS encoding 3-hydroxybutyryl-CoA dehydrogenase, whose amino-acid sequence is MSSEKIQRVGVIGAGQMGAGIAEVCARAHIDVLVYEQTRELAAAGRARILRSLDRGVSSGKITEREREQAAWRLRFTSDLGDFADRQLVVEAVLEDEKVKTSIFAELDKVVTDPSAVLASNTSSIPIMKIAVATANPERVVGMHFFNPVPVLPLVELVTTLKTSESVSTRAEAFAGEVLGKQVVRSADRSGFVVNALLVPYLLSAIRMVESGFATKEDVDKAMVLGCAHPMGPLALTDLVGLDTVKSIADSMYSEFKEPLYSAPPLLMRMVEAGLMGKKTGAGFYQYNNR
- a CDS encoding DUF397 domain-containing protein; the protein is MKTDLSGANWFKSTHSESGGQCVEVAWLVPRPGRLPW